The genomic interval CAACTGGTGGAACGTGTCTTTGCGTAAGAACAGCCAGAATACCAGATACAGGCTGGCAAGCGTAATACTTGCTTTAATCAGATAAATTAGCAGAATACTCATTTTTTATTCTTATTAATAGCTTCAATAATTTCTTTCAATTCTGCTTCACTGATCTTCTCTTTTTCAGCAAAAAACGAAACCAGCTTTTTATAAGAATTATCAAAGTAGCTGGATAATATTTTTGAAATGAAGCCTTCCTGGTATTGTTCCCGGCTGATGAGCGGATAATATTCGTAGGTGGTGCCATAGGCCGTATAGCCAACATAGCCTTTTTCTTCCAGATTCCGGATAATAGTAGAAATCGTATTGTAATGGGGTTTGGGATCAGGCA from Rhodocytophaga rosea carries:
- a CDS encoding BlaI/MecI/CopY family transcriptional regulator, with protein sequence MEKLTPKEEQVMEILWEVKKGFVKDLFPHLPDPKPHYNTISTIIRNLEEKGYVGYTAYGTTYEYYPLISREQYQEGFISKILSSYFDNSYKKLVSFFAEKEKISEAELKEIIEAINKNKK